DNA from Nocardioides seonyuensis:
AGGATGCCAAGGATGTTGCGCAGCTTCATGAAGGGCCGGCCCTCACCGCCGAACCGGCCGGTGGCGAACTCGCGGTCGAGGTCCCACAGCGTGAGGCCGTGCTTCTCGATCTCGAGGTCGGGGTGGCTGCGCTGGCGGTACTCCAGCGGGTCGGTGTCGGCCATCAGGTGCCCGCGCACGCGGTAGGCGTGGATCAGCTCCAGGATGCGTGCCTGCTTGACGATGTCGTCGTCGTGGGAGGCCACGATGTCGCGGCCCCAGCGGATCGGCTCGTAGGGGATGCGCAGCGAGCGGAAGATCTCGTCGTAGAACCCCTCCTCACCGAGGAGCAGCTGGTGGACCCGGCGGAGGAACTCACCCGACTGGGCGCCCTGGATCACCCGGTGGTCGTAGGTCGAGGTCAGCGTCATGATCCGGCTGACCGCGTTGCGGGTGAGGGTCTCCTCGGAGGCGCCCTGGAACTCGGGCGGGTAGTCCATGGAGCCCACGCCGATGATGGCGGCCTGGCCGGCCATGAGCCGCGGCACGGAGTTGTTGGTGCCGAGCCCGCCGACGTTGGTCAGGCTGATGGTCGTGCCCGAGTAGTCGTCCATGGTCAGCTTGTTGTCGCGGGCCTTGCGGATCATCTCCTCGTAGGCAGTCCAGAAGCCCGCGAAGTCCATCGTCTCGCAACCCTTGATCGAGGGGGCGACGAGCTGGCGGGTGCCGTCGGGCTTCTGCTGGTCGATGGCCAGGCCGAGGTTGATGTGGGCCGGCGTCACCATGGTCGGCTTGCCGTCGACCTCGGTGAAGGAGTTGTTCATCTCCGGCATCGACTTGATGGCCTTGACGAGCGCGTAGCCGATCAGGTGCGTGAAGCTCACCTTGCCGCCGCGCGCCCGCTTGAGGTGGTTGTTGATGACGGTCCGGTTGTCCCACAGCAGCTTGACCGGCATGTTGCGCACGGAGGTCGCGGTGGGGACGGTGAGGGAGACGTCCATGTTCTTGGCCGTCGCAGCGGCGATGCCACGCAGCGTGGTGAAGGTGGGTTCGTCACTGGCCGCGGCGGGCGCCTTCGGCTTCGACTCCTTGGCCACGGGGGAGGTGGTGCCCTTCGCGGGCTCCTGCGCGGCCGCGGCCGGACGCGGAGTGGCCTTGGGGGCCGGCTTGGACTCCGTCTTGGACTCCGGCTCCGGGTCGGCCTTCGGCTCGGCCTTGGACTCCGTCTTGGACTCCGGCTTCGACTCGGCCTTCGGCTGTGGCTTGGACTCCGCGGGCGTGGTCTGGCCGCCGTTGCTCGAGGGCGAGCTGCCACCGAAGTAGGCGGCCCACTCGGGCCCCACGCTGCCGGGATCCTTGTCGTAGGCCTCCCGCATCTCCTCGACGAGCCATTCGTTGGCCCCCATGTCGGAGGAGGGGGCAACGGAGGACTGGTTGCCGGACTGACCGGCGGGGGGCTGCGGCACTCTTGCTTCGCCTCTTCCAGAGAGATTCGCGTGCGGGCGGGTAGTCGGTCACAAGGCTAGTCGCACTCGCGCGCAAATGCAGATGGTGGGCCGGTGTTTGAGGCATGGTGTCGCCAGCACCACACCAGCAACCCCTGCGCCGCCCGAAAGTCTCGCCCCGTTGGAGCCGCCATGTCCGCCCCCGAACCGGGCCGTCACCTCCTCCTGCTGTCGCTCGCGATCCTCCTGGCCCTCACCGGTCTCGTCGGGTGCCGCGACTCCTCCGAGGCGCCCGCGGCCACACGTCCGGCGAGCACCGAGACGGTGTCCCTGACGGCCAACCCGGTGACCACCAGCAGCAAGGTGGCCCGTGTCTACGGCCGGCTGCCGAAGGCACGCCGTGGTGCCGTACGACGCAAGGTGGCCGCCGCCGTCGACGCGTGGTGGGACTCCGCCTACCTGGCGGGGGACTACCCACGGACGTCGTTCCCCCGTGCGTTCCCCCGCTTCACCGCGGGTGCGGAGGCCAAGGCGCGCCGCGACAAGCGCCTGATGACCAACCTCGACATCGGCGGCCGGATCGACTCCGTCACCGCCAAGCGCCGGCACCTGGTCCTCGACGTGCTGGCCACGAGGGGGACGGCCCGCTCGGTGACGGCGCGCTTCGTCCTGCGCTTCCGCACCACAGGCGCCAAGGAGCGGCTGGTGACGGTGCGAGGACGACTGTTCCTCACGCGTCGCAGCGGCACGTGGAAGGTCTTCGGCTACGACGTCGCGAAGGGGAGCCGGGCATGAGCAGGGTCCGCGTCCTGGCACGGACAGCACTTCTCGGCGTGGTGCTCGCGGTGACTGCGGTCGTCGTACCCGACGCGTCAGTGGCCCCGACCGGGGTCAGCCTGGTCAGGATGAAGCACGCCGCGGGCGTCTCGGTCGGCAACGACGTCATCTGGATCCTCGCCGTCGGCTCCGACGCCAGGCCGGGACAGGACATGCTGCGTGCCCGCGGCGACGCTCTTCAGCTGGTCGGCATCAACACCGCGACGGGTGCGGCCACAGCGATCGGAGTGCCCCGCGACTCGTGGGTCGCGATCCCCGGCCACGGTCGGGAGAAGATCAACTCGGCGCTCTACTTCGACGGCCCGCGCGGCATGGCCGGCGCCATGCGCAACCTCACCGGGATATCCGCCGACTACGTCATGGTGACGCGGTTCCCCTTCTTCGAGGACATGGTCGACGACATCGGCGGGATCACGGTCACCAACCCCCGCAGGTTCGCCGACCCCTACCTCAAGAAGGAAGGGTTCAGGCAGGGACGCATCCACCTGGGCGGCTACGACGCCATGGCCTTCTCGCGGATCCGCAAGGGGCTCAG
Protein-coding regions in this window:
- a CDS encoding LCP family protein; amino-acid sequence: MSRVRVLARTALLGVVLAVTAVVVPDASVAPTGVSLVRMKHAAGVSVGNDVIWILAVGSDARPGQDMLRARGDALQLVGINTATGAATAIGVPRDSWVAIPGHGREKINSALYFDGPRGMAGAMRNLTGISADYVMVTRFPFFEDMVDDIGGITVTNPRRFADPYLKKEGFRQGRIHLGGYDAMAFSRIRKGLSGGDFDRSANQQRTLRGIHARVRSMARRPGFIERGVMTVLEHMSTNANPAELYEIAQAGAQVEPHKITTCVIRGRVGFVGAASVVFPDVRQARTLGREARDDATLKGCH